In the Entelurus aequoreus isolate RoL-2023_Sb linkage group LG21, RoL_Eaeq_v1.1, whole genome shotgun sequence genome, AACGTCTGGAGAGAGAGCGAGGGGCAACCAGGCAGTGTggcaaaacacaacatgtaacaacatttatatcatgtgcaGCCaactgtgcactgcaaaaagtcagtgttcaaaaacaagaaaaaaaaatacaaaagacggcgtggcgaagttggtagagtggctgtgtcagcaatcggagtgttgctggttactggggttcaatccccaccttctaacatcctagtcacgtccgttgtgtccttgggcaagacacttcacccttgctcctgatggctgctggttagcgccttgcatggcagctcccgccatcagtgtgtgaatgtgtgtgtgaatgggtgaatgtggaaatactgtcaaagcgctttgagtaccttgaaggtagaaaagcgctatacaagtataacccatttatcatttatttattaaaagttaggggcattttacttgaactaagcaaaaatgatctgccaatagaacaagaaaatttggcttgtcaagactttccaaaacaagtaaaattagctaacctcaatgaacccgaaaataccttaaaattagtattttctcactaataacaagtgcacttttcttgatagaaaaaacaaatatgagaccttttttctctatatatttaaaaatattcttaaattaagtaaatactagtgccattatcttgacataataatatgcactaggcattacatttcttgcattttcccatcgataacatgacatcatcgcgccaagtgcgtgctctttcagtcaattagtgcgcaaggaatatatatatatatatatatatatatatatatatatatatatatatatatatatatatatatatatatatatatattttttttttattttttattttttttttatttttttacagcccggccctggaccaatttttttttattgtaattttgaagaatttatctgaatgtgcatgaactatttctgttcaaaattgttttaaatgtcacatgttaaatgtttaaatattaactgtcagtttactgtactgtgccaactgtactactatatgagtacgtatgttctattgtttaattgaaaataaaacagcaaagtccatttggctgtcatctattttaattatgagacacaattgtgtcaaagtcatgattttttatttcatgcttgaaataagaaatttttactttgaaaaagcagttttatacttgtgagtgttgatgacacagctgtgcaacagttgatattctagtttcaagcatgttttactcaatataggtcataacatctcagcaacaagctgtaatatcttactgagataatttaggaccaaaacccttaaaacaagtaaaatactctaacataaaatctgcttagtgagaagaattatcttatcagacagaaaataagcaaatatcacccttatttgagatatttcatcttacttagatttcagtttttgcagtgtgtcagtagaaatgtccACGTTTCAACCTAcgagaattccacttccaactagagaCAACATGCTTCAGTGAATTGTATATGAGTTTTATATTTGACACACGGACGCTCACATAGACTATAATTGTAGTTAAAGAACCATTCAAAAATAGcaactaaataaatcagaagttactcacaaaTCACTCGGTGCTTGAGGAGTTTTTTTTCACAGAGTACTTACTCTTACTCAATTATTttaatgactactttttacttttacttgagttatAACGGTActcttgagtacaatttttgggtacCTCTGCTCATTACCCAACAGCAAATTCCTTTATTACAATTCACTCACAGAGTCAGCCATCCAGTAATAAAGAGTGCAATATTGGGACAGGACAATACGGCAGGTGTGCAATACGGGGggagtgtaatgtgtgatctcataactaattgatatacctgcgcactgttcactgtcgtcactgtattgtcggatgaactgtatgtatgtatgtatgtatgtaaaacactgtgtcttgatgtccaagacaaatttctcctcggagacaataaagctatttattattattattattactattattattattattattatcattctgGCAGCAAAGAAATAAAGTGTAAACCTTAAGTTGAGGGAAAGACTGGACAATTGTCATACCAAATATTTCCTTCAGCTTCGATCATTGTAAAAAGTCTGCTTTTTGTCTTCAATTTCCATAACAACGTCAGGTGAAAATGATGAATAAATTGTGTTgtggtttgtgtttgcaaaatatgtcTGTGCAGGCTGTTTGGACACAGCGGAGCTTGCAGTGCGTGTGGACAATCAATCCCTGCTAGTGAAATGGTGATGCGGGCACAAGGAAACGTTTACCACCTCAAGGTGAGTACATCTCAGTCTTGACGCATAACATTTATTCATGGATATGCTCTGCAGACAAAACgactaaaaaaaactattttatgtaTCAGTGTTTTATTTGTGCAACTTGTCGGAACCGCCTGGTTCCCGGGGATCGCTTTCACTACATCAACGGAACCATCTTTTGTGAGCACGATCGGCCAGGAGATGGACTGCTCAATGGACACGCCACTCAACTGCAAGCTAACAGTCTGATGTCGGACCAAAAGGTAAATTGCAAGTTTGCACTTTTAGGCAGACGCGTAAGCAAAATAGGAAAAACTTTTACTATTACTTTTGCAGATACATGCTTGTTGATAGCGACAATATTGTGTTCCAGTTTGTGCCATTACTTTTATACAGTGCTGTATTTCTCTGATTTTGTAGATTATTTTTGTTCATTTCTATTGTGGAAGGTGACAGCGGTCTTTAATGAcagtaaaggtgactgtgtaaacagagcgatgtccccattaagttagcattgccagaacacacacacacacacacacacacacacacacacacacacacacacacacttgggagTGCACCCCAAACAAAACAATCATATTATATTTGGCTATGCAGTTTGCATGCATttcactgtatgtacagtacatgcctGTAGTTCATGATTTCAAGTTTGTAACTCTATTTATAAACATTTCCAGGTTTGCTGAGGAAGAGGATGGAAGGAAAAAAGTGTGCCTTCTCCCTTTAGCCCTCACCTCAGAAGGAGTGAATGGGCTTCATTCTGGATGATTGGACCACAAGGCTGCCATCTTTCAAGACCTGGCAGTAAAAAGAAAACAACTAACATTTCATTGCAGTGATCACAATGAAATCATCATGCCTTGATTTGGGTCATAAGTACGGCGACAACACCTAAATTCTATTTCCGAAATGGCAGCAGTGAAACTTTTTTTGGGGAGGAAAAATGTGTATATGACTGaattgttttcttcttcttgaAACCAACTTAACATACAAACATGGACTTTGGCCAAGTGTTCGTCTTAATGTTTGGGGTAAAGTGGTGTCTTTTCACATTATAAAAAACATTCAAGCTTTAATCTGAATTGTATTTCTGTTAACACCAGACACAACAATCCAGTTTTCTGACCGTTATCCTTTTCACTGTTGGGCAGTTTCAGTTTGAACAGATTGCTATGAAAATAGAAACTGGTCCATTACTTTTGCCCATGTAACCAATTCATGCAAATTCAAGCAATCCCCATGAATTATGCACATCTTTGCAACTTTGTCCATACTCACGCACTTTCcttgcacattttggccaatcattgTCATTTTCACTAGGTATGTTCCGACCAGGGTTTTATACCTCAaattccgataccgatcatccatgagtgaaatcAGCCAATATCTATCACGTATTAATTTTTGTATTCTATACGTTGAGTGCTATTTACAGTTTAAAAACATCAAAACAATATTTCAACtatagttccttattctctttttattcatacaattgtttgagcgaTACAAAAGTACACACTAACTAAACAGGAGCAACAACTGCTATCTGCTACTCATTTAGaccatttggtttttgccctcaatgTCATCTTGTGGAATTATTCCTTGAACTcgtaaacattaaaggcctactgaaatgaatt is a window encoding:
- the lmo4a gene encoding LIM domain transcription factor LMO4a; the encoded protein is MVNSRVEAPSVAVMGSGGATAGRSCAGCGGRIVERFLLFTMEQYWHTRCLKCSCCHAQLGEYSSTCFSKGGMILCRNDYIRLFGHSGACSACGQSIPASEMVMRAQGNVYHLKCFICATCRNRLVPGDRFHYINGTIFCEHDRPGDGLLNGHATQLQANSLMSDQKVC